The window CACAAGAATGAACCTGAAAACTATGAAGGCTTATTGTGAGTATCTTGGGTGTACTGATGATTGTAGATACATGTATAGAATCCCTTCAGTAGATAGCAAGTTAAGACTTAGAGAAATACATGTTGAGGAGGATGTGTGGGAGATGACTTGTATAGGTAAACGTAGCGGTAAAGCTGAACTTTATGTAGTTCGTGAGTTTCATATCAGACTTTTGAATGTTGGCAAGGACTGCTCAACTGCTGAAAATAAAGACTTGTTGACAAAAGTAGATGAAAATGATGCTAGTAAGGGCTGCTCaactcaagaaaatgaagaccTTGTTAATTTTTTAGATGAAGACTTGTTCCATGTAGATATGACATTTGATAACTTCTTTGAGAGTAATGAACTTCCAGTTCATGCAACACCAGAAGAAGTTGATGGGGGTAAAGGGAAAAAAAGCCAAAGAAGAGTTAGTAAAACTGTAGAAGATGGTGATAAGGCTGATGACAGTGATgatagttgtgatgattttcaTGACAGTGATTATGATTGTAGCAAAGATGAGGATGATATAATATACAAGAATTGTACATCCAAGATTGATAAGTTATTTGAAAATCAGATTGGCAATCTTGAGGTTGGTATGCAGGGAAAATGTTCAGAGACAGGTGCTaaagagaacagaaaaaaaGCATACACACCTAAACAAGAACATGCACAAGTGAGAGAAGCTTATGCTGCTGCTGATTTGAACATTTATGATGGAGAGCAGATTCCTGTCCAAGAAGAATCAGACTCAATGAACACAGAAGAGTTAAACAGCTATTATGGGTCCTCGGATGAAGAAAGTGGACCAAAGAAGCCAAGGTATGTTCGGTTTAGACCAGAAATTGACATGAAAGATCCAAGATTTTTTGTTGGGTTACTGTTTGATACAAAGAAGGAACTCAAAGCTGCAGTTGATTATTATTGGGTGTTGTGGGGCAAAGACCATGGTTGGAAAAAGAATGATGCCAATAGAATAAGAGCAAAATGCAAGAATGTCAAGTGCAAATGGTTCCTCCATGCGACCAAGGAACCAGATAGTGATGCCTTTGTCATACGGACTATGGGGCCACAACATCAATGCGAAAGGACATTCTACCATAAGCTGGCCAATTCTGGGTTTCTAAGTGTACATTACAAAGAGTTCTTGCGGTTGAATAGGAAGATTTCAGTTGGAGAGTTTAAGGAAAAAGTCCATCGAGAATTGAATGTGCATATTACCAAAGATCAGGTTTACAAGACATTCGCAAAGGCAAAGGTGTTGATCCAAGGGAACTACAAGAAACAGTACAAAAGGATGTGGGACTATTGTGATGAACTACTGCGATCAAATCCAGGATCAACTATTCATATGGAGACAGAGATTGATGAGCTTAGTGGAAAAGAGCGATTCCAGAGGTTATACATTTGCTTCGCAGCATTGAAGAAAGGTTTCAAAGCCGGCTGTAGAGCTGTTGTTGGTGTAGATGGCTGCCATCTACGTGGTCCACACCCGGGAGTTCTACTAACAGCTGTAGGGATAGATGCAAATGATTGCATCTATCCTATTGCATACGCAGTTGTTGAGGTAGAAAATAAGAATTCTTGGATGTGGTTCATcgattttttgaaatttaatctCAGCATCCATGAGCAAAGCAAATGGACATTTATAAGTGATCGACAAAAGGTAATGCATACGACCATGGCTGATTTTTAAATACCATATTACTTTAGTTCATGATTGCTTAATTTTTGGCATTTATTGATGGCAGGGATTGGGATCAGCCATGCATGATATTCTTCCAAATGTGGAACATAAGCACTGTGTGAGATATCTACACAACAACTTCAAGAAACGACATCCTGACGAGACATTAAAGGGCATGTTTTGG is drawn from Coffea arabica cultivar ET-39 chromosome 1c, Coffea Arabica ET-39 HiFi, whole genome shotgun sequence and contains these coding sequences:
- the LOC140035889 gene encoding uncharacterized protein, translating into MMDKKEEADGIATIDKMECESSMKGDFDEGQSSRNICEQLDVFDLAIYYGGIYVEETEKKYVGGSMELFEGIIATRMNLKTMKAYCEYLGCTDDCRYMYRIPSVDSKLRLREIHVEEDVWEMTCIGKRSGKAELYVVREFHIRLLNVGKDCSTAENKDLLTKVDENDASKGCSTQENEDLVNFLDEDLFHVDMTFDNFFESNELPVHATPEEVDGGKGKKSQRRVSKTVEDGDKADDSDDSCDDFHDSDYDCSKDEDDIIYKNCTSKIDKLFENQIGNLEVGMQGKCSETGAKENRKKAYTPKQEHAQVREAYAAADLNIYDGEQIPVQEESDSMNTEELNSYYGSSDEESGPKKPRYVRFRPEIDMKDPRFFVGLLFDTKKELKAAVDYYWVLWGKDHGWKKNDANRIRAKCKNVKCKWFLHATKEPDSDAFVIRTMGPQHQCERTFYHKLANSGFLSVHYKEFLRLNRKISVGEFKEKVHRELNVHITKDQVYKTFAKAKVLIQGNYKKQYKRMWDYCDELLRSNPGSTIHMETEIDELSGKERFQRLYICFAALKKGFKAGCRAVVGVDGCHLRGPHPGVLLTAVGIDANDCIYPIAYAVVEVENKNSWMWFIDFLKFNLSIHEQSKWTFISDRQKGLGSAMHDILPNVEHKHCVRYLHNNFKKRHPDETLKGMFWGCARATYVNRFKAEMDTLK